The Plasmodium vinckei vinckei genome assembly, chromosome: PVVCY_14 genome window below encodes:
- a CDS encoding secreted ookinete protein, putative, with product MLLFVYKTWYLLFLYICVKTEIKCDIENHSLPECDVSIDSAICINNGQKILLPQAKPYGLSAHINFDSITPVDSSGNRNHALGNFFASPGFGGIRNSGLFRKNYIYIPHSDEYFKSADFSYTFFLYILEDDMSIKNSTKGKYCPVIHKGIAKEKIQEFSPAILINTKNGRIKMVLSTSSTTSSTGEEFLSNFKLGHHQWYHIAVVKHINHIRLFVNGILDSSFLTEGIIRTNDFPIYIGGAPYSLDDCDFPFLIDELKIYNISIGVDHIQSEASATLGGLEPSFIYFGCFRCDINTAVLSCPNNYHLCNKMELYIGVYNIMRKFNLNIDNIILPFSPESNIGIGVCCADM from the exons atgttattGTTCGTCTATAAAACAtggtatttattatttctatatatttgtgtTAAAACTGAAATTAAATGTGATATTGAAAATCATTCCCTTCCAGAATGTGATGTATCCATCGATTCAGCTATTTGCATTAACAATggtcaaaaaatattgcttCCCCAAGCAAAGCCATATG GATTATCTGCGCATATAAATTTCGATAGTATAACACCAGTAGATTCAAGTGGCAATAGAAATCATGCATTAGgaaatttttttgcatCACCAGGATTTGGTGGAATTAGAAATTCCGGATTATTccgaaaaaattatatttatattcctCATTCAGATGAGTATTTTAAAAGTGCAGATTTTTcctatactttttttttatacatattagaGGATGATATGTCTAT aaaaaatagtacaaaaggaaaatattgTCCTGTTATCCACAAA GGTATAgctaaagaaaaaattcaGGAATTTTCTCCTGCAATATTGATAAACACGAAG AATGgaagaataaaaatggttCTGAGTACATCATCCACTACTAGTTCTA CTGGAGAAGAATTTTTAAGTAATTTTAAACTGGGACACCATCAGTGGTATCATATTGCgg TTGTTAAGCATATCAATCATATAAGACTATTTGTAAATGGAATTTTGGATTCGAGTTTTCTCACTGAAG GAATAATCAGAACAAATGATTTccctatatatataggtgGAGCACCATATTCTTTAGATGATTGCGATTTCCCATTTTTAATAGacgaattaaaaatttataatataagtaTAGGAGTTGATCATATTCAAAGTGAAGCATCAGCAACATTAGGGGGTCTTGAACCAtcctttatttattttggaTGTTTTCGTTGTGATATAAATACCGCGGTTTTATCATGTCCTAacaattatcatttatgtaataaaatggAGCTATATATAGGtgtgtataatataatgaGAAAGTTTAATctaaatatagataatatAATACTTCCATTTTCCCCTGAAAGCAATATAGGAATAGGTGTATGTTGTGCGGATATGtaa
- a CDS encoding formin 2, putative: MKSGFEINKNKEEIDKINETEKEKKNEIKNNGEMYDDQVDNDQKDYKEMGYEKVNYIKSGYKNDEYENYELTKRESDDGGLSSINSKIAGVYPLWKIEEIKENNEKDISYNKVSSNNIQYSETVGNEYIILDNFVKDERKKKKKSKDQNEEKHTPYTKKFKQIKIEHNMRNKYNQISGLNTTNYLLIPDGIRHKYTKTYLFQISKRLLVMKKPWRLPKNVELQINNVYHLSNYIKVLERVSSEYLNDSPVNCYYKGLDLYNKNVFANIDYLLKKVDIKKYPKNIKHKNLIKINECYYDLNTFGKSPNSMLYQSYIIWDIHGNCLSLEQEYDHFFDSQIMDYNFGEKDYPNLKYISSICSSILFWLNLNQKDNFSIINYHKNCSFTLLIFSCVMLALDNSLTFHEIQETLYKSSKMGSSSDNDTETDIGSDFENDMNKIKELGIHEKYCTESNYLLKEYEYLSNYENCNNQIDILNKNLDDIEYNEALCKVSSEKLDLVHYNSTCEQNKYNNKLYHRNEDENVFNNVLESRKYSNFSMSNSINEIRYARNIYTNEKGEIKNTSNDNNKENISPFKKKFQYHTLNLGSKDNIIYNDTELDKTKKKKLKKNISNSWGFGSPNLDTHKNKSKIKDHHFWIPFDYWKASHKRYFFYMYELIKNKNKQTKNTPYKLKSIIFTDYVICSLSVEVYEVIYKDNKYFSFNDLSNTQLNIGNSTDGNQIYSDKNFSDIMYTSTDNECTQDEVKDKTKNKNKKKVEKKKKRKKTPCCDCKFGFTNRSSMSSCNQDDDKTEINEQETVDNENKNSRYKKMYDLNIPYIDEKQSSDLSFTNNRHHKINYQKVGNTDKKKEPNIYIGDKGFQEDIINNTNLKQDKNSNWNVKKAKSTSNIERICSSCNLPKSSKFHINKRKVKSLNNLSKNFEMFDKITLENDEKEDYLLCNNNSICNCSISSHNYNKNNDSFLFEENSKNNSLVNGDSATMFESNSFIKLPSPGNKENNSFKKNQKESTQISGEEDNLNFVTNNEIREYNILEENKYQCRDIKKDKLYNTIKKKAKNEIFNNNELDEKLLGSCTRPGYEYILKCNHLNYNFISSYEKNKKKYVTIDFTHDSEGNEKEHIICGDILILIGHKNADKYHKGFCTSYSFHTGFLKGSNSEIIHIRKEDMDINSNYENYIPDSCKLSMILEPTTNNDNIKAYKKILVDNNRIEYLKELQKHEENNIFMNTEINNPSFNEDKKECDIINIESENNSDSQANKNEILTNNLKPNASTNVDSIEKQKQKPSLDGEKKSRRSIFQLINKQTKSGSIENEENQKGEEDQTSKSESFKKRSESSEDANQKMGETKEIKENAFNNISNNKKMELNSRVNYNIYASFSEKETKSKYSTSNITQLLSSLFGFKNRDDKFSLLKKQNAGSLLSSKKTFSNLISLNDFLQRQYEIISKPSESLSNFVLSHVKKVNMPLVQYLKEITYLSNLEIFLSLKICNNDIYKALKFIEITWGLDTVKGDSNRKDNNIILNENSSNATINNSKPDTSIVNDLPKCGEEKIKDPILEENNNKILSISDKIPNISQDIKSTDINKINVETSDKVNKDESINNQNIEPLWNKNNNVLTNEENCNNKDSLNNTIKIQNEESETLQTECLTKHGKGTIKDYANIYESKIQQKRDLNSHYANKKYIKNKDTPTVVTHESDIKISKFEIDKVEYEKADSIEMVKEEETKTECIEKKNENISSISSNIKTDDIPLQEDNNINDNISNNIFKKLEESNFFYAKLPSGDLVKLKVQDPHNLYAHDNAPLLLIESVNLSEKSINILDALINEKKNNNDIKNNTITSDHSVSNLEKTYNEINKKTEVVESINSIETEEGSTIYKTYNSTDFRSSISGTNFREREFSTQKSEDILYENSKEKRIEEKVEEKKIEEKVEEKKTEVETKKTMTKKAPTTRPPMKSTSAKTIIKKSTQKKPPPPLPKSLAKAVPTKEAIEPQPAEISKKDCSKIITTSKKNGKKAPSLPAFLLNKMSSGKSKGVLKKCPPGLCLKKAGALEEKRPLGIKLHWQLLPTHKIEGTVFNEIKAQEVKYNLIDTKTVHKLFSRIKQEKKIVKKSVEDKKKSNEEKLITVLDRTRAQNIGILLRFPMSTQEIVDKINVFDLENINTEFLQKVLHILPTKEESDGILEKLKGKDVNEESFRDVERKLIPFIHSNKIQCKIEICLFSLKYDKIINDINKDLDTYDQAIKEARSSPRLRSLLKAVLKWGNYVNYGINDNQDLVALGFTLSSVLKLTEFKASLDSSITSLHYITVSLCISLPNLNMNHLENDLQSVLLASKMSSESVDIMFALLDKEINYIKTQLNFNFEEKFMEKMKTTLHDSETKYVKSMERYQEIKKEVYELGKYLGEDIPKTGNLENIFIILSSIVNNFTKCYKEISANTKKFAIMLNDEKMLNEYYNVFNKNKGKYSSNLKNSNTANKNSINETNKEKSIVKTKGPFKIKINNTKSSAKNNNAKPSMFQLKNMLFRDIQNAALKKNTNTSSLKNQDDKSIDEQDNKKDTDTKVAENLKDANNTETVEKEAKDLSSKNNENNGKENSQEISCAEALPISVDVPTVSNDPNGNNKEDDSKNNIVATSPILNEPLKTDHLINEEGTKDKELK; this comes from the coding sequence ATGAAAAGCGGGTTTGAAATTAATAAGaataaagaagaaatagataaaataaatgaaacagaaaaagaaaaaaagaatgaaataaaaaacaatggTGAAATGTACGACGATCAGGTTGATAATGACCAGAAGGATTACAAAGAAATGGGCTATGAAAAAgtgaattatataaaatcaggatacaaaaatgatgaatatgaaaattatgaGTTAACCAAAAGGGAGTCCGATGATGGAGGGCTCTCGAGTATCAATAGTAAAATAGCTGGAGTATATCCACTTTGGAAAATCGAAGAAATAAAGGAAAACAACGAAAAGGACATATCTTACAATAAGGTTTCctcaaataatatacaatataGTGAAACTGTAggaaatgaatatataatattagataattttgtaaaagatgaaagaaaaaaaaagaaaaaaagtaaagaCCAAAATGAAGAGAAGCACACACCATACACCaaaaaattcaaacaaataaagataGAACATAATATGcgtaataaatataatcaaaTATCAGGATTAAATACAACCAATTATTTACTAATTCCTGATGGAATACgacataaatatacaaagacttatttatttcaaatatCAAAACGGTTACTTGTAATGAAAAAACCTTGGAGGTTAccaaaaaatgtagaattacaaattaataatgtatatcatttatcaaattatataaaggtTTTAGAAAGAGTGTCAAgtgaatatttaaatgattcTCCTGtaaattgttattataaGGGCTtagatttatataataaaaatgtgtttGCAAATAtagattatttattaaaaaaagtagatataaaaaaatatcccaaaaatataaagcataaaaatttaataaaaataaatgaatgtTATTATGATTTAAATACATTTGGGAAATCGCCAAATTCTATGCTTTATCAATCTTACATAATTTGGGATATACATGGTAATTGTTTAAGTTTAGAACAAGAATACgatcatttttttgattctCAGATTATGGATTATAATTTTGGTGAAAAAGATTATCCAAATTTAAAGTATATATCTAGTATTTGTAgttctatattattttggttgaatttaaatcaaaaaGACAACTTTTCTATTATCaattatcataaaaattgttcatttactttgttaatattttcatgtGTTATGCTTGCCCTTGATAATTCTTTAACATTTCATGAGATTCAAGaaacattatataaatcatcTAAAATGGGAAGCTCATCTGATAATGATACTGAAACTGATATTGGCAGtgattttgaaaatgacatgaataaaataaaagaactAGGTATACACGAAAAATATTGTACTGAATCTAACTATTTGTTAAAAGAATATGAATATCTATctaattatgaaaattgtaataaccaaattgatattttaaataaaaacttaGATGATATTGAATATAATGAAGCCCTTTGTAAAGTCTCATCGGAAAAATTGGATTTGGTTCATTATAACAGCACGtgtgaacaaaataaatataataataaattatatcatCGAAATGAAGAcgaaaatgtttttaacAATGTATTGGAATCTAGAAAATATAGCAACTTCAGCATGAGTAATAGTATTAATGAAATTAGATATGctagaaatatatatacaaatgaGAAAGGAGAAATCAAAAATACATccaatgataataataaagaaaatattagtccttttaaaaaaaaatttcaatATCATACACTGAATCTAGGCAGTaaagataatataatatataacgATACTGAATTAGataagacaaaaaaaaaaaagttaaaaaaaaatatttccaaCTCTTGGGGATTTGGCTCACCTAATCTAGAtacacataaaaataaaagtaaaataaaagatcaTCATTTTTGGATACCATTTGATTATTGGAAAGCATCACATAAAcgatactttttttatatgtatgaactaattaaaaataaaaataaacaaactAAAAATACTCCATACAAATTAAAgagtataatttttactgATTATGTCATATGCTCATTGTCAGTAGAAGTATATgaagttatatataaagataataaatatttttcttttaatgaTTTATCGAACACTCAATTAAATATTGGCAATTCTACTGATGGAAACCAAATATATagtgataaaaatttttcagATATTATGTATACGTCTACTGATAATGAATGTACACAAGACGAAGTAAAAgacaaaacaaaaaataaaaataaaaaaaaggttgaaaaaaaaaagaagagaaaaaaaacaccTTGTTGTGACTGCAAATTTGGCTTTACAAACAGATCTTCTATGTCATCTTGCAATCAAGATGATGATAAAACtgaaataaatgaacaAGAAACTGTTGATAAtgagaataaaaatagtaggtataaaaaaatgtacgATTTAAATATTCCCTATATAGATGAAAAACAATCATCTGATTTATCTTTCACCAATAATAGACatcataaaattaattatcaAAAAGTTGGAAATacagataaaaaaaaggagcCCAACATTTATATAGGGGATAAGGGTTTTCAAgaagatataataaataatactaaTTTAAAACAAGACAAAAATTCAAATTGGAATGTAAAGAAGGCAAAATCCACAAGTAACATAGAGAGAATATGCTCATCTTGTAATTTGCCAAAATCGTCAAAATTTCATATcaataaaagaaaagtaaaatcattaaataatttatcaaaaaattttgaaatgtttgataaaattactttagaaaatgatgaaaaagagGATTATTTACTTTGTAACAATAACTCTATTTGTAATTGTAGTATAAGCAGTCATaattacaataaaaataacgatagttttttgtttgaagaaaatagtaaaaacaATTCGCTAGTTAATGGAGATTCTGCCACTATGTTTGAATCAAATTCATTTATCAAATTGCCATCCCCAggaaataaagaaaataatagtttcaaaaaaaatcaaaaagaATCTACACAAATATCTGGAGAAGAAGATAATTTAAACTTTGttacaaataatgaaattagggaatataatattttagaagaaaataaataccaATGCAgggatataaaaaaagacaaactATATAAtacgataaaaaaaaaagcgaaaaatgaaatctttaataataatgagcTTGATGAAAAATTGTTAGGATCATGTACAAGACCTggatatgaatatatattaaaatgcaaccatttaaattataattttatttcatcttatgagaaaaacaaaaaaaaatatgtaaccATCGATTTTACTCATGACTCAGAAggtaatgaaaaagaacatattatatgtggGGATATTCTTATATTAATTGGTCATAAAAATGCGGATAAATATCACAAGGGGTTTTGTACGTCATATTCTTTTCATACTGGATTTTTAAAAGGTTCGAATTCTgaaattattcatataagAAAAGAAGATATGGATATTAATAGcaattatgaaaattatattccaGATTCATGTAAATTGTCTATGATTTTAGAACCTACTactaataatgataatataaaggCTTATAAAAAGATATTAGTGGATAATAATAGAATCGAATATTTGAAGGAATTACAAAAACATGAAgaaaacaatatttttatgaatacagaaataaataatccaTCATTTAATGAGgataaaaaagaatgtgacattattaatatagaaagtgaaaataatagtgaTAGTCAAGCtaacaaaaatgaaattctcacaaataatttgaaaCCGAATGCTTCAACAAATGTAGATAGTATTGAAAAGCAAAAACAAAAACCTTCACTTGATGGAGAAAAGAAAAGTAGAAGAAGCATATTccaattaattaataaacaaaCTAAAAGTGGAAGTATAGAAAATGAGGAGAATCAAAAAGGAGAAGAAGACCAAACCTCGAAAAGCGaatcttttaaaaaacgTTCTGAAAGTTCGGAAGATGCAAATCAAAAAATGGGAGAAAcgaaagaaataaaagaaaatgcattcaataatattagtaataataaaaaaatggaattaaATTCAAGAGTAaactataatatatatgcatcaTTTAGTGAAAAGGAAACTAAATCAAAATACAGTACATCTAACATAACTCAATTGCTATCGTCACTATTTGGATTCAAAAATAGAGatgataaattttcattattaaaaaaacaaaatgcaggatctttattatcttcgaaaaaaacattttcaaatttaatttCGTTAAATGATTTTTTGCAAAGAcaatatgaaataatatcAAAACCATCAGAAAGTTTAtcaaattttgttttaagccacgtaaaaaaagttaacaTGCCATTAGTgcaatatttaaaagaaataactTATTTGTCCAATttggaaatatttttatctttaaaaatatgtaacaatgatatttataaagCCTTGAAATTTATTGAAATAACCTGGGGTTTAGATACTGTAAAGGGTGATAGCAATAGgaaagataataatattatattaaatgaaaatagtaGTAATGCTACTATTAATAATTCTAAACCTGATACCTCAATAGTAAACGATTTGCCAAAATGCggtgaagaaaaaattaaagatcCCATACTTGAagaaaacaataataaaattttatcaatttcTGATAAAATCCCGAATATATCTCAAGATATAAAGTCCAcagatattaataaaataaatgttgaAACTTCTGATAAAGTAAATAAAGATGAATctataaataatcaaaatatagaaCCGTTATGGaataagaataataatgtacttacaaatgaagaaaattgtaataataaagacaGCTTAAATAATACTATTAAAATACAGAATGAAGAAAGTGAAACATTGCAAACTGAATGCTTAACAAAGCATGGAAAAGGTACAATAAAGGATtatgcaaatatatatgagaGTAAAATACAACAAAAAAGGGACTTGAACTCACATTATgctaacaaaaaatatataaaaaataaagatacaCCAACGGTTGTTACACATGAAAGCGATATCAAAATTTCCAAATTTGAAATTGACAAAGTAGAATATGAAAAAGCGGACAGTATTGAAATGGTGAAAGAAGAAGAGACGAAAACTGAATGTattgaaaagaaaaatgaaaacattTCAAGTATATCAAGTAACATAAAAACAGATGATATTCCTTTACAAGaggataataatattaatgataatattagtaataatatatttaaaaaattagaagagagtaattttttttatgcaaaATTACCTAGTGGTGATTTGGTTAAGTTAAAAGTCCAAGATCcacataatttatatgctCATGATAATGCtcctttattattaattgaaTCCGTAAATCTTTCAGAAAAATCCATAAATATTCTAGATGCATTAataaacgaaaaaaaaaataataatgatataaaaaacaatactATAACTAGTGATCATAGTGTAAGTAATTTAGAAAAGacatataatgaaataaataaaaaaacggAAGTGGTTGAATCTATAAATAGCATTGAAACAGAAGAGGGATCtactatttataaaacttACAATTCCACCGATTTTAGATCGTCCATTTCAGGAACAAATTTTAGGGAGAGAGAATTTTCGACCCAAAAATCGGAGGATATACTTTATGAGAATTCGAAAGAGAAAAGGATCGAAGAAAAGgttgaagaaaaaaagatagAAGAAAAGgttgaagaaaaaaaaacagaggtagaaacaaaaaagaCGATGACAAAAAAGGCACCGACGACTAGACCACCGATGAAATCGACTTCCGCAAAaactataataaaaaaatcaacaCAGAAAAAACCCCCACCACCCCTTCCAAAATCATTAGCAAAAGCTGTTCCTACCAAAGAAGCGATTGAACCGCAACCTGCCGAAATATCAAAGAAAGATTGTAGCAAAATTATAACTActtctaaaaaaaatggaaaaaaagcGCCAAGCCTTCCAgcatttcttttaaataaaatgagtAGTGGAAAATCAAAAggtgttttaaaaaaatgtccACCAGGTCTATGCTTAAAAAAAGCAGGAGCGCTTGAAGAAAAAAGACCACTAGGTATTAAATTACATTGGCAATTATTACCAACACATAAAATTGAAGGAACAGTTTTTAACGAAATAAAAGCTCAAGAAGTTAAATATAACTTAATAGACACAAAAACTgtacataaattattttcaagaataaaacaagaaaaaaaaattgtaaagaAAAGTGTAGAagataagaaaaaaagtaatgaagaaaaattaattacaGTTCTTGACAGAACAAGAGCACAAAATATTGGAATATTATTAAGATTTCCAATGAGCACACAAGAAATAgtagataaaataaatgtatttgatttagaaaatattaatacagAGTTTTTACAAAAGGTGTTACATATATTACCAACAAAAGAAGAAAGTGATGgaattttagaaaaattaaaaggtAAAGATGTTAATGAAGAAAGTTTTCGAGATGTTGAAAGAAAATTAATACCTTTTATtcattcaaataaaattcaatgtaaaattgaaatatgtttattttcattaaaatatgataaaataataaatgatataaataaagatttAGATACATATGATCAAGCAATAAAAGAAGCAAGATCTAGTCCACGTTTAAGATCTTTATTAAAAGCTGTTTTAAAATGGGGAAATTATGTTAACTATggaataaatgataatcaAGATTTAGTTGCATTAGGATTTACTTTATCTTctgttttaaaattaactGAATTTAAAGCATCATTAGATAGTTCTATTACATCTTTACATTATATTACTGTTAGTTTGTGTATTTCTTTACccaatttaaatatgaacCATTTAGAAAACGATTTACAATCTGTCTTATTAGCATCTAAGATGTCATCCGAATCTGTTGATATTATGTTTGCATTATtagataaagaaataaattatattaagacacaattaaattttaattttgaagAAAAGtttatggaaaaaatgaaaacaacTTTGCATGATAGTGAGACCAAATATGTTAAATCTATGGAGAGATATCaggaaattaaaaaagaagtaTATGAATTAGGAAAATATTTAGGCGAAGATATTCCAAAAACAGGAAAtctagaaaatatatttattattttatcatctattgttaataattttacaaaatgctataaagaaatttcagcaaatacaaaaaaatttgcaATTATgttaaatgatgaaaaaatgttaaatgaatattataatgtttttaataaaaataaaggtaAATATTCAagtaatttaaaaaattctaaCACGGCTAATAAAAACTCAATAAATGAAactaataaagaaaaaagtatTGTAAAAACCAAAGGCCCattcaaaattaaaataaataatactaaGTCAAGtgctaaaaataataacgcTAAACCATCCATGTTTCaacttaaaaatatgctgTTTCGAGATATTCAAAATGCAgcacttaaaaaaaatactaataCAAGTTCTTTAAAAAACCAAGACGACAAATCTATTGATGAACaggataataaaaaagacaCAGACACAAAAGTTGCAGAAAATCTGAAAGATGCAAATAATACGGAAACCGTCGAAAAGGAAGCTAAAGATTTAtcttcaaaaaataacgAGAACAATGGAAAGGAAAATAGTCAAGAAATTTCTTGCGCCGAAGCATTGCCCATATCAGTTGATGTGCCTACTGTTTCCAATGATCCTAatggtaataataaagaggATGATagtaaaaacaatattGTAGCAACTTCCCCTATTCTAAATGAACCCTTAAAAACTGATCATTTAATTAATGAAGAGGGAACTAAAGACAAGGAATTAAAATAA